In Streptomyces sp. NBC_01439, the following are encoded in one genomic region:
- a CDS encoding PIG-L family deacetylase, producing MSLARRTRLAALLAAFSVGTAGVTAWAYGHGTEHPQPAPEVVVAPSVTEGSALQVVAHPDDDLFFMNPDLSRSISTGIKVTTVYLTSGESDGRNEAHSPHLQDAAGPADRAAYAEARQNGIRAAYAQMATGDRTSAWQRKAVPTAGGGSAEVDVLVARPQVNLVWMELREARSISGDNPESLRGLWDGRTPALGAQLTSGTPVKDWFSYTKDQAVAAIAGVFETYRPTTIRTQDPTPGRAEGGGAFLDHQDHMYGARFVQAAAERYAKTTARPHFSVQNYVSYPNSSLPPTLDPQTAEEKLGYLKTYAWTDHQDWCGSPAGCGDRKTATRPTGAGWNQTIRYSRGDGTSWMTEGVSGRLWAFAALDGRMAYWSRSGPQALWQGPEFLPGDGIDSGAAAVRLWDGRIGVFATRTTLGATPEEYGREIVYAVQSEVDGGFGPWRSLGTPDTVDRSGTSAISGPSVAVDPEGRMTVYVRDSRRTLRARAQETPGGDFGAWQALGGAGLQGDPVTATDGSGRRHVYAATAGSVLAWVQPAPGAPFGGPVPTGLPQTTGALSVRPEGDGVRLFFRRPGIGTVATSLARTGGTAPEFSPVAEAGGLGGYGAVGIAGDLLAGRAGAGTVGVAATDGPQPWQESQMLYTGAPAGVAEGAGTAVAAALGLDADLHVITTVPAGGATLPGSRTPAPWHRAVQPWTLAQAGRPGTAVPGGQPPR from the coding sequence ATGTCCCTGGCCCGCCGCACCCGACTCGCGGCCCTGCTCGCCGCGTTCTCCGTCGGCACCGCCGGCGTGACGGCCTGGGCCTACGGACACGGGACCGAGCACCCGCAGCCGGCGCCCGAGGTGGTGGTCGCCCCGAGCGTGACCGAGGGCTCCGCCCTCCAGGTCGTCGCGCACCCCGACGACGACCTCTTCTTCATGAACCCCGACCTCAGCCGCTCCATATCGACGGGCATCAAGGTCACCACCGTCTACCTGACCTCCGGCGAGTCCGACGGCAGGAACGAGGCCCACAGCCCGCACCTGCAGGACGCCGCCGGTCCCGCCGACCGGGCCGCCTACGCGGAGGCCCGGCAGAACGGCATACGCGCCGCCTACGCGCAGATGGCCACCGGCGACCGCACCAGCGCGTGGCAGCGCAAGGCCGTACCCACCGCCGGCGGCGGCAGCGCCGAGGTGGACGTCCTGGTCGCCCGGCCCCAGGTCAACCTCGTGTGGATGGAGCTGCGCGAGGCCCGCAGCATTTCCGGGGACAATCCGGAGAGCCTCCGCGGCCTGTGGGACGGCCGGACCCCCGCCCTGGGCGCCCAGCTGACCTCCGGAACCCCGGTCAAGGACTGGTTCTCCTACACCAAGGACCAGGCCGTGGCCGCCATCGCGGGAGTGTTCGAGACGTACCGGCCGACGACGATACGGACGCAGGACCCGACCCCCGGCAGGGCGGAGGGCGGCGGTGCCTTCCTCGACCACCAGGACCACATGTACGGCGCCCGCTTCGTGCAGGCCGCCGCCGAGCGCTACGCGAAGACCACGGCCCGGCCGCACTTCTCGGTCCAGAACTACGTGAGCTACCCGAACAGCTCACTGCCCCCGACGCTCGACCCGCAGACCGCCGAGGAGAAGCTCGGCTACCTGAAGACCTACGCCTGGACCGACCACCAGGACTGGTGCGGCAGCCCCGCCGGCTGCGGCGACCGCAAAACCGCGACCCGGCCCACCGGCGCCGGCTGGAACCAGACCATCCGCTACAGCCGCGGGGACGGCACCTCGTGGATGACCGAGGGCGTCTCCGGACGGCTGTGGGCCTTCGCCGCGCTGGACGGCCGCATGGCCTACTGGTCGCGCAGCGGCCCGCAGGCCCTCTGGCAGGGCCCCGAGTTCCTGCCCGGCGACGGCATCGACTCGGGGGCGGCGGCCGTCCGCCTCTGGGACGGTCGGATCGGCGTGTTCGCCACCCGCACCACCCTGGGCGCGACGCCCGAGGAGTACGGCCGGGAAATCGTCTACGCCGTCCAGAGCGAGGTCGACGGCGGATTCGGCCCGTGGCGCTCGCTCGGCACCCCGGACACCGTGGACAGGTCCGGCACCTCGGCCATCAGCGGGCCGTCCGTCGCCGTGGACCCCGAGGGCCGGATGACGGTCTACGTCCGCGACTCCCGCCGGACGCTGCGCGCCCGGGCACAGGAGACCCCGGGCGGCGACTTCGGTGCGTGGCAGGCCCTGGGCGGCGCCGGCCTCCAGGGCGATCCGGTCACCGCGACCGACGGGTCGGGGCGGCGCCACGTGTACGCCGCCACCGCCGGGTCCGTACTGGCCTGGGTCCAGCCGGCACCGGGCGCCCCGTTCGGCGGGCCCGTCCCGACCGGGCTGCCCCAGACGACGGGCGCGCTCTCGGTGCGTCCGGAGGGCGACGGCGTCCGCCTGTTCTTCCGCCGGCCCGGCATCGGCACCGTCGCCACGAGCCTGGCCCGCACGGGCGGAACCGCACCGGAGTTCTCCCCGGTCGCCGAGGCGGGCGGCCTGGGCGGCTACGGTGCCGTGGGCATCGCGGGAGACCTGCTCGCGGGCCGGGCGGGCGCGGGCACGGTCGGCGTCGCGGCCACCGACGGTCCGCAGCCCTGGCAGGAGTCCCAGATGCTCTACACGGGCGCCCCCGCCGGTGTGGCCGAGGGGGCCGGCACGGCCGTCGCCGCGGCGCTCGGCCTCGACGCCGACCTGCACGTCATCACGACGGTCCCCGCGGGCGGCGCAACCCTGCCCGGCAGCCGGACCCCCGCCCCGTGGCACCGCGCCGTCCAGCCCTGGACGCTCGCGCAAGCCGGCCGCCCGGGCACGGCCGTCCCCGGGGGGCAGCCCCCGCGGTGA